The following coding sequences lie in one Cannabis sativa cultivar Pink pepper isolate KNU-18-1 chromosome 5, ASM2916894v1, whole genome shotgun sequence genomic window:
- the LOC115716357 gene encoding pentatricopeptide repeat-containing protein At3g26540-like isoform X2, translating to MGGVSKVSELNHLLQSISSNSNGKIPRPKTTIAVTNAILQTLNLGNLSKAVSILFDSPVPFPYSVYARLFQLTSSTRAIVEARKLESHLVTFSSDPPVFLLNRAIEAYGNCCCVHDARELFEEMPVRNGGSWNSMLTAYSKNGYDKEALLLFSRMNRFGVFANEITFASVLGSCAKLLCLCLSRQIHALTSKYGFGNNIILETSLVDVYGKCWIMSDARRKFDEIRNPNDVSWNVIVRRYVEMNDGKEAIFMFFKMFPAAVSPLSFTFSNALVACSSISALREGIQIHGVTIKMCFDVDEVVSCSLIDMYVKCGKLEQARAIFEQSGAKDLVSWTSIVWGYAINGKTSEARELFNDMPERNLISWNAMLAGYIHSFQWEEALAFLHLLRMTTKDIDHVTIGLVLNICAGLSDVQTGKQVHGFVYRHGLFSKLNVSNALLDMYGKCGNLTSARVLFFQMSQLRDNVSWNTLLTSYACHGQSEQALTIFWEMQWETQPSKFTFATLLAACANILAFEQGRQSHAFIIRNGYEIDIVLAGALVDMYSKCRCLDYALRVFEGTSSRDIVLWNSIMIGCSHKKGVEVLKFFGLMQETNIKPDHVTFQAVLTACLHEDLVELGSQYFHSMSTNYGIIPRLEHYEIMIELFSRSNQMDELDVFVKEMPFEPTIPMLTRVLDACRKHGCMRLGNWAAKQLAELNSSSELQF from the coding sequence ATGGGTGGTGTAAGCAAAGTCTCTGAGCTGAATCATCTTCTTCAAAGTATATCTAGCAACAGCAATGGCAAAATCCCTCGACCTAAGACCACCATAGCCGTAACTAATGCAATCCTCCAAACTCTCAACTTGGGCAACCTCTCTAAAGCCGTCTCAATCCTCTTCGATTCTCCTGTACCCTTTCCCTACTCTGTCTACGCTCGTCTTTTCCAGCTAACTTCTTCAACTCGCGCAATTGTCGAGGCTCGAAAGCTTGAATCTCATTTGGTCACTTTCTCATCCGACCCACCTGTCTTTCTCTTGAATCGTGCCATAGAGGCCTATGGTAATTGTTGCTGTGTTCATGATGCCCGCGAGCTGTTCGAAGAAATGCCAGTTAGAAATGGCGGCTCTTGGAATTCCATGTTAACAGCTTATTCAAAGAACGGTTATGATAAGGAGGCCTTGTTATTGTTTTCGCGCATGAATAGGTTCGGTGTTTTTGCCAATGAGATTACATTTGCGAGTGTTTTAGGTTCATGTGCTAAACTACTGTGTCTTTGTCTTTCTCGACAGATTCACGCGCTTACTTCAAAGTATGGTTTTGGTAACAATATAATATTGGAAACGTCACTTGTTGATGTGTATGGGAAATGTTGGATTATGAGTGATGCACGTAGGAAGTTTGATGAGATTCGTAACCCCAATGATGTTTCTTGGAATGTTATTGTAAGGCGGTATGTTGAAATGAATGATGGGAAGGAAGCAATTTTCATGTTTTTCAAGATGTTTCCTGCGGCTGTTAGTCCCTTAAGCTTTACCTTTTCCAATGCACTTGTTGCTTGCTCAAGTATTTCTGCACTTAGAGAAGGTATTCAAATTCATGGAGTGACTATTAAGATGTGTTTTGATGTTGATGAGGTAGTTTCTTGCTCCCTAATAGATATGTACGTTAAATGTGGGAAACTGGAACAAGCTCGTGCAATTTTTGAGCAGTCTGGTGCAAAAGATTTGGTTTCTTGGACTTCAATTGTGTGGGGTTATGCGATTAACGGGAAGACAAGCGAGGCAAGGGAACTCTTTAATGACATGCCAGAACGTAATTTGATATCATGGAATGCAATGTTGGCAGGATATATTCATTCATTCCAGTGGGAAGAGGCTTTGGcttttttacatttattgcGAATGACAACTAAGGACATAGATCATGTTACTATTGGGTTGGTATTGAATATTTGTGCTGGTCTTTCAGACGTTCAAACAGGCAAACAGGTTCATGGATTTGTCTATCGACATGGTTTGTTTTCCAAGCTCAATGTTAGCAATGCCCTTCTTGACATGTATGGTAAATGTGGGAATTTGACAAGTGCGAGGGTTTTGTTTTTCCAAATGAGTCAATTGCGGGATAATGTTTCTTGGAATACTTTATTGACTAGCTATGCTTGTCATGGCCAAAGCGAACAAGCTTTGACAATCTTCTGGGAGATGCAATGGGAGACACAACCAAGTAAATTTACTTTTGCAACCCTTTTGGCTGCTTGTGCAAATATCCTTGCTTTTGAGCAAGGCAGACAAAGTCACGCTTTCATTATCAGGAATGGTTACGAGATAGATATTGTGCTTGCAGGAGCTTTGGTTGACATGTACTCCAAGTGTCGTTGTCTTGATTATGCCCTTCGTGTTTTCGAAGGAACATCTTCACGGGATATAGTTTTATGGAACTCCATAATGATAGGATGTTCCCACAAAAAAGGTGTAGAAGTACTTAAATTTTTTGGCTTAATGCAAGAAACAAATATTAAGCCAGATCATGTCACCTTCCAAGCCGTTTTAACTGCTTGTTTGCATGAAGATCTAGTTGAATTGGGTAGTCAATATTTTCATTCAATGAGCACCAACTATGGTATCATACCACGACTTGAGCACTATGAGATTATGATTGAACTTTTCAGTCGCTCCAATCAAATGGATGAGCTTGATGTTTTTGTAAAAGAGATGCCATTTGAACCCACAATTCCAATGCTAACAAGAGTGTTGGATGCTTGTAGGAAACATGGGTGCATGAGGTTGGGAAATTGGGCTGCGAAACAACTAGCTGAACTGAATTCGTCGAGTGAACTTCAGTTTTAA
- the LOC115716357 gene encoding pentatricopeptide repeat-containing protein At3g26540-like isoform X1, whose translation MQCLSSFTLSLEIGYYHYQTLSLSLSRLFFRRSSSVAGITVLPPSHNITSGKIQILRVTMGGVSKVSELNHLLQSISSNSNGKIPRPKTTIAVTNAILQTLNLGNLSKAVSILFDSPVPFPYSVYARLFQLTSSTRAIVEARKLESHLVTFSSDPPVFLLNRAIEAYGNCCCVHDARELFEEMPVRNGGSWNSMLTAYSKNGYDKEALLLFSRMNRFGVFANEITFASVLGSCAKLLCLCLSRQIHALTSKYGFGNNIILETSLVDVYGKCWIMSDARRKFDEIRNPNDVSWNVIVRRYVEMNDGKEAIFMFFKMFPAAVSPLSFTFSNALVACSSISALREGIQIHGVTIKMCFDVDEVVSCSLIDMYVKCGKLEQARAIFEQSGAKDLVSWTSIVWGYAINGKTSEARELFNDMPERNLISWNAMLAGYIHSFQWEEALAFLHLLRMTTKDIDHVTIGLVLNICAGLSDVQTGKQVHGFVYRHGLFSKLNVSNALLDMYGKCGNLTSARVLFFQMSQLRDNVSWNTLLTSYACHGQSEQALTIFWEMQWETQPSKFTFATLLAACANILAFEQGRQSHAFIIRNGYEIDIVLAGALVDMYSKCRCLDYALRVFEGTSSRDIVLWNSIMIGCSHKKGVEVLKFFGLMQETNIKPDHVTFQAVLTACLHEDLVELGSQYFHSMSTNYGIIPRLEHYEIMIELFSRSNQMDELDVFVKEMPFEPTIPMLTRVLDACRKHGCMRLGNWAAKQLAELNSSSELQF comes from the coding sequence CGGCAAAATTCAAATTCTTCGTGTAACGATGGGTGGTGTAAGCAAAGTCTCTGAGCTGAATCATCTTCTTCAAAGTATATCTAGCAACAGCAATGGCAAAATCCCTCGACCTAAGACCACCATAGCCGTAACTAATGCAATCCTCCAAACTCTCAACTTGGGCAACCTCTCTAAAGCCGTCTCAATCCTCTTCGATTCTCCTGTACCCTTTCCCTACTCTGTCTACGCTCGTCTTTTCCAGCTAACTTCTTCAACTCGCGCAATTGTCGAGGCTCGAAAGCTTGAATCTCATTTGGTCACTTTCTCATCCGACCCACCTGTCTTTCTCTTGAATCGTGCCATAGAGGCCTATGGTAATTGTTGCTGTGTTCATGATGCCCGCGAGCTGTTCGAAGAAATGCCAGTTAGAAATGGCGGCTCTTGGAATTCCATGTTAACAGCTTATTCAAAGAACGGTTATGATAAGGAGGCCTTGTTATTGTTTTCGCGCATGAATAGGTTCGGTGTTTTTGCCAATGAGATTACATTTGCGAGTGTTTTAGGTTCATGTGCTAAACTACTGTGTCTTTGTCTTTCTCGACAGATTCACGCGCTTACTTCAAAGTATGGTTTTGGTAACAATATAATATTGGAAACGTCACTTGTTGATGTGTATGGGAAATGTTGGATTATGAGTGATGCACGTAGGAAGTTTGATGAGATTCGTAACCCCAATGATGTTTCTTGGAATGTTATTGTAAGGCGGTATGTTGAAATGAATGATGGGAAGGAAGCAATTTTCATGTTTTTCAAGATGTTTCCTGCGGCTGTTAGTCCCTTAAGCTTTACCTTTTCCAATGCACTTGTTGCTTGCTCAAGTATTTCTGCACTTAGAGAAGGTATTCAAATTCATGGAGTGACTATTAAGATGTGTTTTGATGTTGATGAGGTAGTTTCTTGCTCCCTAATAGATATGTACGTTAAATGTGGGAAACTGGAACAAGCTCGTGCAATTTTTGAGCAGTCTGGTGCAAAAGATTTGGTTTCTTGGACTTCAATTGTGTGGGGTTATGCGATTAACGGGAAGACAAGCGAGGCAAGGGAACTCTTTAATGACATGCCAGAACGTAATTTGATATCATGGAATGCAATGTTGGCAGGATATATTCATTCATTCCAGTGGGAAGAGGCTTTGGcttttttacatttattgcGAATGACAACTAAGGACATAGATCATGTTACTATTGGGTTGGTATTGAATATTTGTGCTGGTCTTTCAGACGTTCAAACAGGCAAACAGGTTCATGGATTTGTCTATCGACATGGTTTGTTTTCCAAGCTCAATGTTAGCAATGCCCTTCTTGACATGTATGGTAAATGTGGGAATTTGACAAGTGCGAGGGTTTTGTTTTTCCAAATGAGTCAATTGCGGGATAATGTTTCTTGGAATACTTTATTGACTAGCTATGCTTGTCATGGCCAAAGCGAACAAGCTTTGACAATCTTCTGGGAGATGCAATGGGAGACACAACCAAGTAAATTTACTTTTGCAACCCTTTTGGCTGCTTGTGCAAATATCCTTGCTTTTGAGCAAGGCAGACAAAGTCACGCTTTCATTATCAGGAATGGTTACGAGATAGATATTGTGCTTGCAGGAGCTTTGGTTGACATGTACTCCAAGTGTCGTTGTCTTGATTATGCCCTTCGTGTTTTCGAAGGAACATCTTCACGGGATATAGTTTTATGGAACTCCATAATGATAGGATGTTCCCACAAAAAAGGTGTAGAAGTACTTAAATTTTTTGGCTTAATGCAAGAAACAAATATTAAGCCAGATCATGTCACCTTCCAAGCCGTTTTAACTGCTTGTTTGCATGAAGATCTAGTTGAATTGGGTAGTCAATATTTTCATTCAATGAGCACCAACTATGGTATCATACCACGACTTGAGCACTATGAGATTATGATTGAACTTTTCAGTCGCTCCAATCAAATGGATGAGCTTGATGTTTTTGTAAAAGAGATGCCATTTGAACCCACAATTCCAATGCTAACAAGAGTGTTGGATGCTTGTAGGAAACATGGGTGCATGAGGTTGGGAAATTGGGCTGCGAAACAACTAGCTGAACTGAATTCGTCGAGTGAACTTCAGTTTTAA